One Roseburia rectibacter DNA window includes the following coding sequences:
- a CDS encoding sulfide/dihydroorotate dehydrogenase-like FAD/NAD-binding protein, with protein sequence MYPIVRREKLADKIYLMDVKAPRVAQYCEPGQFVIVKIDEEGERIPLTICDYDREAGTITIVFQTVGASTERMAYLQEGDAFQDFVGPLGCASDLIDEDIEELKKKKILFVAGGVGTAPVYPQVKWLHEHGVDCDVIMGSKTKDLLILVDQMKEVATNLYVTTDDGSYGFHGMGTNQLQELWDAGKRYDHCVAIGPMIMMKFVCKLTKELGIPTVVSMNPIMVDGTGMCGACRLIVGGEVKFACVDGPEFDGHQVDFDQAMKRQAQYKTEEGRAMLKLQEGDTHHGGCGNCQ encoded by the coding sequence ATGTATCCAATCGTAAGAAGAGAAAAACTGGCAGATAAGATTTATCTTATGGATGTCAAAGCACCTCGTGTGGCACAGTACTGTGAGCCGGGGCAGTTTGTAATTGTAAAGATTGATGAGGAGGGCGAGCGTATTCCGCTTACCATTTGTGATTATGACAGGGAAGCAGGTACGATCACGATCGTATTCCAGACTGTCGGAGCATCTACAGAGCGTATGGCATATTTACAGGAAGGAGATGCATTCCAGGATTTTGTAGGCCCACTTGGATGTGCGTCTGACCTGATTGACGAAGATATTGAAGAATTAAAGAAAAAGAAGATCCTTTTCGTTGCCGGAGGTGTTGGTACAGCACCGGTATATCCGCAGGTAAAATGGCTGCATGAGCACGGTGTGGACTGTGATGTGATCATGGGATCTAAGACAAAAGATCTGTTGATCTTAGTAGACCAGATGAAAGAAGTTGCGACAAATCTCTATGTGACGACCGATGATGGTTCTTATGGATTCCACGGTATGGGAACCAATCAGTTACAGGAACTCTGGGATGCAGGAAAACGCTATGATCACTGTGTAGCGATCGGACCGATGATCATGATGAAATTCGTATGTAAGCTGACAAAAGAGCTTGGAATCCCGACCGTTGTTTCCATGAATCCGATCATGGTAGACGGAACCGGAATGTGCGGTGCATGTCGTCTGATAGTAGGCGGGGAAGTAAAATTTGCCTGCGTGGACGGACCGGAGTTTGACGGGCATCAGGTTGATTTTGACCAGGCGATGAAACGTCAGGCACAGTACAAGACAGAAGAGGGAAGAGCGATGTTAAAGCTGCAGGAAGGTGATACACATCACGGCGGCTGTGGCAACTGTCAGTAG
- a CDS encoding CobW family GTP-binding protein — MTKIDIISGFLGAGKTTFIKKMIEEVFKGEKIVLIENEFGEVGIDGGFLKDAGIEITEMNSGCICCSLVGDFGKNLHEVIEKFHPDRILIEPSGVGKLSDVMKSVIDVEKDEDVKLNGLITVVNALKASKQMKAFGEFFNNQIEYATTVVLSRSQKATPEQLELCVKQIQALNPKAAVITTPWDEIKGEQILKVVEGQDSLEVKLLAEQHAKEEAEEHEHEHHHDHDHDEHEHHHDHDHDHEEDEHHHDHDHDEHEHHHDHDHDEHEHHHDHDHDEHEHHHEHDENCTCGCHDHEHHHHHHADEIFTSWGKETPHKFTKEQIEEVLKTLCETDDYGEILRAKGMVADVNGSWIYFDMVPGEYEIREGEPDYTGRLCVIGTHIDEHRLEELFGIA; from the coding sequence ATGACAAAGATTGATATTATATCTGGTTTCCTTGGAGCCGGAAAAACAACATTTATTAAAAAAATGATCGAGGAAGTTTTTAAGGGCGAGAAGATCGTTCTGATTGAGAATGAGTTTGGTGAAGTCGGTATCGACGGAGGATTTTTAAAGGATGCCGGAATTGAGATTACAGAGATGAACTCCGGTTGTATCTGCTGTTCTTTAGTAGGTGATTTCGGTAAGAATTTACATGAAGTTATCGAGAAGTTCCATCCGGACCGTATTTTGATCGAGCCGTCCGGTGTCGGTAAATTATCTGATGTTATGAAATCTGTGATCGACGTGGAAAAAGATGAGGATGTCAAATTAAACGGACTGATCACAGTTGTCAATGCATTAAAGGCAAGCAAGCAGATGAAAGCATTTGGCGAGTTCTTTAATAACCAGATCGAATATGCGACGACTGTTGTTTTAAGCAGAAGCCAGAAGGCAACACCAGAGCAGTTAGAGCTTTGTGTAAAACAGATTCAGGCATTGAATCCAAAAGCTGCTGTTATCACTACTCCATGGGATGAGATCAAAGGTGAGCAGATCTTAAAAGTAGTAGAGGGACAGGATTCTCTGGAAGTAAAACTTCTTGCAGAGCAGCATGCAAAGGAAGAAGCAGAGGAACATGAGCATGAGCACCATCATGACCATGATCATGACGAGCATGAACATCACCACGATCACGACCATGATCATGAAGAGGACGAACACCATCATGACCATGATCATGACGAACATGAACATCATCATGACCACGATCACGACGAGCATGAACACCATCATGACCATGATCACGACGAGCATGAGCATCATCACGAACATGATGAGAACTGCACCTGTGGCTGTCATGACCATGAACACCATCACCATCATCATGCAGATGAGATATTTACAAGCTGGGGCAAAGAGACTCCTCATAAATTTACAAAAGAGCAGATCGAGGAAGTATTAAAGACGCTTTGTGAGACAGACGATTACGGTGAGATCCTCCGTGCAAAAGGTATGGTTGCAGATGTAAATGGTTCCTGGATCTACTTTGATATGGTTCCGGGTGAGTATGAGATCCGTGAGGGAGAGCCGGATTATACCGGAAGACTCTGTGTGATCGGTACACATATTGACGAACACAGATTAGAGGAGCTGTTTGGAATCGCGTAA
- a CDS encoding ABC transporter substrate-binding protein, translated as MKRKMMAVVLMMAMTAGVLGGCGNNAGSNANADGNAQNNADTAEIKEDEDGNVTEAANADGTVYKVGIVQYVDDASLNQIEKAIEAELDAKGAELGVTFDYADYTYNGQADSSTLNQIATDLVAEKVDVIIPIATPAAMIMQNATEDNQIPVVFSAVSDPVSAGLVADLEAPGANITGTSDALDTTAVMKLIMAANPDVKKIGLLYDKSQDSSKVPVADAISFCEENGIEYIEKTGTTNAEVSAAADALVAEGVDAVFTPTDNTIMTAELAIFEKFADAKIPHYTGADSFALNGAFLGYGVNYTELGTATADMAADVLVNGADPATTAVRTLDSGIVTVNTETAAAVGIDDGVFKDMCEELKEVTTAEEFE; from the coding sequence ATGAAAAGAAAAATGATGGCAGTAGTATTAATGATGGCAATGACAGCAGGTGTGCTTGGTGGATGCGGAAATAACGCAGGAAGTAATGCAAATGCAGATGGAAATGCACAGAATAATGCAGATACTGCAGAGATAAAAGAGGATGAGGACGGAAATGTGACAGAAGCTGCAAATGCAGATGGAACAGTTTATAAAGTAGGTATCGTCCAGTATGTGGATGATGCATCTTTAAATCAGATTGAGAAAGCAATTGAGGCAGAGCTTGATGCAAAAGGTGCAGAACTTGGTGTGACATTCGATTATGCAGATTATACCTATAACGGTCAGGCAGATTCTTCCACATTAAATCAGATCGCAACAGATCTTGTGGCAGAGAAAGTGGATGTGATCATTCCGATTGCAACCCCGGCAGCCATGATCATGCAGAACGCAACAGAGGATAACCAGATCCCGGTTGTATTTTCCGCAGTATCAGATCCGGTCAGTGCAGGGCTTGTTGCAGACTTAGAGGCACCGGGAGCAAATATCACAGGTACATCCGATGCACTTGACACCACGGCAGTCATGAAGCTGATCATGGCAGCCAACCCGGATGTTAAAAAGATCGGACTGTTATATGATAAGAGCCAGGATTCTTCTAAGGTACCGGTTGCAGATGCGATTTCTTTCTGTGAGGAAAATGGTATTGAGTACATTGAAAAGACAGGAACCACCAATGCAGAAGTATCCGCAGCGGCAGATGCACTTGTGGCAGAAGGAGTGGATGCAGTATTTACTCCAACCGATAATACGATCATGACAGCAGAACTTGCGATTTTTGAAAAATTTGCAGATGCAAAGATTCCTCATTATACAGGAGCAGATTCTTTTGCATTAAACGGTGCATTCTTAGGCTATGGAGTTAACTACACAGAACTTGGAACTGCAACAGCAGATATGGCAGCAGATGTTCTTGTAAATGGTGCGGATCCTGCAACAACAGCAGTCCGTACCTTAGACAGCGGTATTGTGACTGTCAATACAGAGACAGCGGCAGCCGTTGGTATTGATGATGGCGTGTTCAAAGATATGTGTGAGGAATTAAAAGAAGTTACGACTGCAGAAGAATTTGAATAA
- a CDS encoding PilZ domain-containing protein → MINLKNCRVIIREQKKNSVLADTVILGHNLLTNIIKVRASAMAYRPKEPVGLLVFLENKIYSYLGTVQGAVIANEMSIALYDEEQKKGRKFERYEIEASGKIEGVRIKNNMITLHKPIPVTIKNMSANGVLFKGISGCLDIGMQLQLYMDVTDSGMRYEYKVVRKQNSNPETEEYGCKMVAKKK, encoded by the coding sequence ATGATTAATTTAAAAAACTGCCGGGTAATTATCCGTGAACAGAAAAAAAACAGTGTACTTGCAGACACGGTAATTCTTGGTCATAATCTGCTGACAAATATCATCAAAGTGCGGGCGAGTGCGATGGCATATCGGCCGAAAGAACCAGTGGGACTGCTTGTTTTTTTGGAGAACAAAATATATTCTTATTTAGGTACCGTACAGGGGGCGGTGATCGCAAACGAAATGTCGATTGCGCTGTACGATGAAGAACAGAAAAAAGGCAGAAAATTTGAGCGTTATGAGATTGAAGCATCTGGCAAGATCGAAGGTGTCAGGATAAAAAATAATATGATAACGCTCCATAAGCCGATACCGGTTACCATCAAAAATATGAGCGCAAATGGTGTACTGTTTAAAGGGATTTCCGGCTGTCTGGATATTGGAATGCAGCTACAGCTTTATATGGATGTAACTGATTCAGGAATGCGTTATGAGTATAAAGTGGTTCGTAAGCAGAACAGCAATCCGGAGACCGAAGAGTATGGTTGTAAAATGGTTGCAAAAAAGAAATGA
- a CDS encoding bacteriohemerythrin, whose amino-acid sequence MGWEIHIFIQKKSGIYHGREDFIMYKFTDDYLIGIDEIDNEHRRLFQMINEAIDLSKESSDTSVISKNLVSGLKNYAATHFAHEEAYMEHIHDPELPIQKKEHEAFTKKINTFALDTSSPEAARQSLNDLLAYLARWLYRHILSSDTMIGKMSSISADEEDPFAFCEKYKTGVELIDTEHRRLFEIIHDTNDLIHAELLHDKYDEIMHLLVELKDYTEFHFRDEENLMERIHYPEISAQKRAHTAFVERLVEVDLTDLDEMDDNQQEYLIDLINFLSGWLINHILGSDKKIGEYMREHGIKEE is encoded by the coding sequence ATGGGCTGGGAAATCCATATTTTTATTCAAAAGAAAAGTGGTATTTACCACGGAAGGGAGGATTTTATAATGTATAAATTTACAGACGACTATTTAATTGGAATTGACGAGATTGATAATGAGCATCGTCGGTTATTTCAGATGATAAATGAAGCGATTGACCTTTCAAAAGAAAGTTCAGATACCTCTGTTATCTCCAAGAATCTGGTTTCCGGATTGAAAAATTACGCCGCAACACATTTCGCCCATGAGGAAGCTTACATGGAGCATATTCATGATCCTGAGCTTCCGATCCAAAAAAAAGAACATGAAGCATTTACAAAAAAAATCAACACTTTTGCTCTGGATACTTCTTCCCCGGAAGCAGCAAGGCAATCCCTAAACGACCTGCTGGCTTATCTGGCTCGCTGGTTATACCGGCATATCTTAAGCAGTGATACGATGATCGGAAAAATGTCTTCTATTTCTGCTGATGAAGAAGATCCATTTGCATTTTGCGAAAAATACAAAACCGGCGTTGAGTTAATTGATACTGAGCACCGACGGCTGTTTGAGATCATTCACGATACCAACGATCTGATTCACGCAGAACTTCTGCATGACAAATATGATGAGATCATGCACCTGCTTGTAGAATTAAAAGACTATACAGAATTTCATTTCCGTGATGAAGAAAATCTCATGGAACGCATCCATTATCCGGAAATCAGTGCTCAGAAACGTGCACATACTGCCTTCGTGGAACGTCTTGTTGAGGTTGATTTAACAGATTTGGACGAAATGGATGACAATCAGCAGGAATATCTGATTGACCTGATCAATTTTTTGTCCGGCTGGCTGATCAATCATATCTTAGGTTCCGATAAAAAGATTGGTGAGTATATGCGTGAACATGGAATCAAGGAAGAATAG
- a CDS encoding TIGR03943 family putative permease subunit — MNEIPVYLFTGFMDSGKTTLVKETLFDDGFTEGGRSVVICCEDGDIEYDEAELKKINARLVMVENEEDFTEEFLNKVQAEYLPEQVFIEYNGTWGMGTLMDMELPKHWVIVQQLATVDATTFDMYLANMRTMVMEQLFQADVVIFNRCDDSTDKGKCRRNVKAQNRKAQLVFEREDGSLDERPEELPFDLSADVIEVTDADYAIWYMDCMDNPKKYEGKKVSFLALVYNPEKLKKGVFVPGRFAMTCCIEDVTFIGFKCKYADEDKIPHKSWINITAEVHVEFAREYKGKGPVLYPVSIEPAEKPEDELVYFS; from the coding sequence ATGAACGAAATACCAGTATATTTATTTACCGGTTTTATGGACAGTGGAAAGACGACTCTTGTAAAAGAGACGCTGTTTGATGATGGATTTACCGAGGGCGGAAGAAGCGTCGTGATCTGCTGCGAGGACGGAGATATCGAATATGATGAGGCAGAGTTAAAAAAGATCAATGCAAGACTCGTCATGGTAGAAAACGAAGAAGATTTTACAGAAGAATTTTTAAACAAGGTTCAGGCGGAATATCTGCCGGAGCAGGTGTTTATCGAATACAACGGTACCTGGGGCATGGGAACGCTGATGGATATGGAGCTTCCGAAACACTGGGTGATCGTACAGCAGTTAGCAACCGTGGATGCAACAACATTTGATATGTATCTTGCAAATATGCGTACTATGGTAATGGAACAGTTATTCCAGGCGGATGTTGTGATCTTTAACCGTTGTGATGACAGTACGGATAAAGGAAAATGCCGCCGTAATGTTAAGGCACAGAATCGTAAGGCACAGCTTGTTTTCGAACGTGAGGATGGCAGCTTAGATGAGCGCCCGGAGGAACTTCCGTTTGATCTTTCCGCGGATGTTATCGAAGTTACAGATGCAGATTATGCGATCTGGTACATGGACTGCATGGACAACCCTAAGAAATATGAAGGCAAAAAAGTATCTTTTCTTGCTCTGGTATATAATCCGGAAAAACTCAAAAAAGGTGTGTTTGTACCGGGGCGTTTTGCAATGACATGCTGCATTGAGGATGTGACATTTATCGGATTTAAGTGTAAATATGCGGATGAGGACAAGATCCCGCACAAATCCTGGATCAATATCACAGCGGAAGTGCATGTGGAATTTGCGAGGGAATACAAAGGAAAAGGACCGGTGCTTTATCCGGTATCCATTGAACCGGCAGAAAAACCGGAAGATGAGCTGGTTTATTTCTCGTAA
- a CDS encoding ABC transporter ATP-binding protein, with product MSENLKKMISYYKPYLGVFWADMFFATVSAAVALVIPLVIRYVTSTLIYLKPQEILGQIRWIAVMLFALVAIDCYSRFFIANQGHVMGAKIEYDMRAEIFAHFQKLSFSFYDDQKVGQLMSRITTDLFDITELMHHGPENIILSLIKIIGAFIILMSIKPALALAAFAVLPFMFLFAYYMNGKMRRAFRSNRERIADINAQIEDNLSGIRVVKSFANEDIEKEKFRQGNEGFLRAKKNSYYYMGSFSAGLGTFTTLIQVNVILAGVILIAKGSVDISDLVTFLLYISVFTDPVRTLIDFTEQFQNGYTGFERFQEIMAVEPDIADKPDAKELVNVKGNISFEDVSFKYEENTECVLNHINLNVPSGAYMALVGSSGAGKSTLCSLIPRFYDVTAGAVKIDGCDVRDIRLKSLRDQIGIVQQDVYLFVGTVFDNIRYGKPDATREEVIEAAKNANAHDFIMSLPNGYDTDIGQRGIKLSGGQKQRLSIARVFLKNPPILIFDEATSALDNESEKVVQDSLEKLAKNRTTFVIAHRLSTIKNAQRILVLTEEGIAEEGTHEELLAKGGVYEKLYQMQFHK from the coding sequence ATGAGTGAAAATCTGAAAAAGATGATTTCATATTATAAACCATATCTTGGAGTATTCTGGGCAGATATGTTTTTTGCTACGGTATCTGCAGCGGTTGCCCTTGTGATCCCGCTTGTGATCCGTTATGTGACTTCCACATTGATCTATTTAAAGCCGCAGGAGATATTAGGACAGATCCGGTGGATCGCTGTTATGCTGTTTGCACTTGTAGCGATAGACTGTTACAGCCGTTTTTTTATTGCAAACCAGGGGCATGTGATGGGCGCTAAGATCGAATATGATATGCGGGCAGAAATTTTTGCGCATTTTCAGAAACTGTCATTTTCCTTTTACGATGACCAGAAAGTCGGACAGCTGATGTCCCGTATTACGACGGATCTCTTTGATATCACGGAGCTGATGCATCATGGACCGGAAAATATTATTCTGTCCCTGATAAAGATTATCGGTGCATTTATAATTTTAATGAGTATTAAACCGGCGCTGGCACTTGCTGCGTTTGCGGTGCTGCCGTTTATGTTTCTGTTTGCCTATTACATGAATGGAAAAATGCGTCGTGCGTTTCGCAGTAATCGTGAACGGATTGCAGATATCAATGCACAGATCGAGGATAACTTATCCGGTATCCGTGTGGTAAAGTCTTTTGCCAATGAGGATATTGAAAAAGAAAAATTCCGTCAGGGAAATGAAGGGTTTTTACGTGCAAAAAAGAACAGCTATTATTATATGGGAAGTTTTTCAGCGGGACTTGGCACTTTTACTACCCTGATCCAGGTCAATGTTATACTTGCAGGTGTGATTCTGATCGCAAAGGGAAGCGTGGATATCAGTGATCTGGTTACATTTTTACTTTATATCAGTGTGTTTACAGACCCGGTGAGAACCCTGATCGATTTTACGGAACAGTTTCAGAATGGTTATACCGGTTTTGAGCGTTTTCAGGAAATTATGGCGGTCGAACCCGATATTGCAGATAAACCGGATGCAAAAGAACTGGTCAATGTAAAAGGAAATATCAGTTTTGAGGATGTTTCTTTTAAGTATGAGGAAAATACAGAATGTGTATTAAACCATATTAATCTGAATGTTCCGTCAGGGGCGTATATGGCACTTGTGGGATCATCGGGGGCTGGAAAGAGTACGCTGTGTTCTTTGATCCCAAGATTTTATGACGTGACGGCAGGGGCAGTAAAGATCGATGGATGTGATGTCAGGGATATCAGATTAAAGAGCCTGCGTGACCAGATCGGTATCGTACAGCAGGACGTATATCTGTTTGTTGGAACAGTTTTTGACAATATCCGCTATGGAAAGCCGGATGCGACACGTGAGGAAGTCATTGAAGCAGCAAAAAATGCCAATGCACATGATTTTATCATGTCGCTGCCGAATGGGTATGATACCGATATAGGGCAGAGGGGAATCAAACTTTCCGGTGGACAGAAACAGCGTCTTTCCATTGCAAGAGTATTTTTGAAAAATCCGCCGATCCTGATTTTTGATGAAGCAACGAGTGCTCTTGATAATGAGAGTGAGAAAGTTGTACAGGATTCTTTAGAGAAACTGGCGAAAAACCGGACAACATTTGTGATCGCACACAGACTTTCAACAATTAAAAATGCACAGCGTATACTTGTTTTGACGGAAGAGGGGATTGCCGAGGAAGGAACACATGAAGAATTGCTGGCAAAAGGTGGAGTGTATGAGAAACTGTATCAGATGCAGTTTCATAAGTAA
- a CDS encoding lactate utilization protein gives MDTIKSKYHETLAATIIKNLEKRQMEGYYCPTVEDAEKLAFSFLKDGQSVSFGGSMTLEETGMLTALRHDPSIHLIDRSTAKTPEETKKMYHDALSSDVYFMSTNAITANGELVNIDGTGNRVAALIYGPETVIILTGMNKVAANVEEALSRIHNVATPQNCIRLNKKTPCSTTGTCADCLSPDCICNQVVITRRSGIKGRIKVLLIGDSFGY, from the coding sequence ATGGATACAATCAAAAGTAAATACCACGAAACACTTGCTGCAACAATCATCAAAAATCTTGAAAAACGCCAGATGGAAGGTTACTACTGTCCAACTGTGGAAGATGCGGAAAAACTTGCATTTTCTTTCTTAAAAGACGGACAGAGTGTATCTTTCGGCGGCTCCATGACTTTAGAGGAAACTGGAATGTTAACAGCTCTCCGCCACGATCCATCAATCCATTTAATCGACCGTTCTACTGCAAAAACACCTGAGGAAACAAAAAAAATGTATCATGATGCACTTTCCAGTGATGTTTATTTCATGAGTACCAATGCGATCACAGCAAACGGTGAACTTGTGAATATCGATGGAACCGGAAACCGTGTTGCTGCACTGATCTATGGTCCGGAAACCGTTATTATTTTGACCGGCATGAATAAGGTGGCTGCCAATGTAGAAGAAGCCTTAAGCCGTATTCATAATGTTGCCACACCACAGAACTGCATCCGTCTTAATAAAAAGACACCTTGTTCCACGACAGGTACATGTGCCGACTGCCTTTCACCTGACTGTATCTGCAACCAGGTTGTTATCACCAGAAGAAGCGGTATCAAAGGGCGTATCAAAGTACTGCTGATCGGAGATTCTTTCGGCTATTAA
- a CDS encoding ABC transporter ATP-binding protein encodes MLIMKNVSKTFNPGTVNEKCALKNLNLELKDGDFATIIGSNGAGKSTLFNAITGAFFIDRGLIVLDGEDITYQKEHVRSKVIGHLFQDPLKGTAPHMTIEENMALAYLRAKTSKNAYFSRINAADKAKFREHLALLDMGLEDRMKQPVGLLSGGQRQALTLLMATMVTPKILLLDEHTAALDPATAKKVLDLTRQIVAERKITCLMVTHNMHQALELGNRTLMMDSGNIILDVSGEKRAGMTVEDLLEQFAVCAGKRLDNDRILFSQAQ; translated from the coding sequence ATGTTAATTATGAAAAATGTCAGCAAGACCTTCAATCCGGGAACTGTCAATGAAAAATGCGCATTAAAAAATCTGAATCTGGAATTGAAGGATGGCGACTTTGCAACAATTATCGGAAGCAATGGAGCAGGTAAATCTACATTATTTAATGCGATCACCGGAGCATTTTTTATCGACCGGGGACTGATTGTGTTAGATGGGGAGGATATTACTTACCAGAAAGAACATGTGCGGAGCAAGGTGATTGGTCATCTGTTCCAGGATCCTTTAAAAGGAACTGCACCGCACATGACAATCGAAGAAAATATGGCACTTGCGTATCTGCGTGCAAAAACTTCAAAAAATGCCTACTTCAGCCGTATCAATGCGGCGGATAAAGCAAAATTCAGGGAGCACCTTGCACTGCTTGATATGGGGTTAGAGGATCGCATGAAGCAGCCGGTAGGACTTCTTTCCGGAGGACAGCGCCAGGCACTGACGCTTCTTATGGCGACGATGGTCACACCAAAGATCCTGCTGTTAGATGAGCATACGGCGGCATTGGATCCGGCAACCGCAAAAAAAGTGCTCGACCTGACCAGACAGATCGTTGCAGAGAGAAAGATCACCTGCCTTATGGTAACCCACAATATGCACCAGGCATTAGAACTTGGAAACCGCACGCTTATGATGGATTCCGGAAATATTATTCTGGATGTGAGCGGGGAAAAACGGGCAGGCATGACTGTGGAGGATCTGTTAGAACAGTTTGCGGTCTGTGCCGGAAAGCGTTTAGATAACGACCGTATCCTGTTTTCACAGGCGCAATAG
- a CDS encoding ABC transporter permease yields the protein MGSIITLSIVQSALELGFIYALVALALFVSFSILDIADLSTDGCFTLGCAVCATVTLAGHPVLGLFAAAAAGVLSGFVTAFLQTRMGIQSILAGIIVNTGLYTINIAVMGFASNLNLFSCDTVFSWAKDHIGGTWYKLIVAAVFVMIVGVILAWFLNTRLGLSIRATGDNPDMVRASSINTGLMITIGLCVANAMTGLSGGLLAQYQKSCDINLGTGMVTIALASLIIGESIIGKGGVLKRVVGVVLGSCLYRFIVAIALRLNVPAECLKLVSSLIVAFAIALPYLKKQAAFVKQRRQAKAENQLYMQQIQKQNQKKEEP from the coding sequence ATGGGTTCGATCATTACACTTTCCATTGTACAGAGTGCGTTGGAACTTGGTTTTATCTATGCACTTGTTGCATTGGCATTATTTGTATCATTTTCCATATTGGATATTGCGGATCTGTCAACAGACGGCTGTTTCACGTTGGGCTGTGCGGTCTGTGCGACAGTGACGCTTGCCGGACATCCGGTGTTAGGATTGTTTGCGGCAGCCGCAGCAGGTGTGCTGTCTGGATTTGTTACCGCATTTTTACAGACCAGAATGGGCATTCAGTCAATCTTAGCCGGAATTATTGTAAATACCGGACTGTATACGATCAATATTGCAGTCATGGGGTTTGCATCCAATCTCAATCTTTTTTCCTGCGATACGGTATTTTCATGGGCGAAAGACCACATCGGAGGAACCTGGTATAAACTCATTGTCGCAGCAGTATTTGTTATGATTGTAGGCGTGATACTGGCATGGTTTTTAAATACGAGACTGGGACTTTCCATCCGTGCGACCGGTGATAACCCGGATATGGTAAGGGCATCAAGTATCAATACCGGACTTATGATCACGATCGGTCTTTGTGTGGCAAATGCCATGACAGGACTCTCCGGCGGACTGCTTGCACAGTATCAGAAATCCTGCGATATCAATCTTGGAACAGGAATGGTGACGATCGCTCTTGCGAGCCTGATCATCGGAGAATCGATCATTGGAAAAGGCGGAGTGTTAAAGCGTGTGGTCGGTGTAGTGCTAGGAAGCTGTCTGTATCGTTTTATCGTAGCGATCGCGTTAAGATTAAATGTTCCGGCAGAATGTTTAAAACTGGTATCATCACTCATCGTTGCGTTTGCGATCGCATTGCCTTATCTTAAGAAGCAGGCTGCGTTTGTGAAACAACGCCGCCAGGCAAAGGCTGAAAACCAGTTATATATGCAGCAGATCCAGAAACAGAACCAGAAGAAGGAGGAACCGTGA